One Gammaproteobacteria bacterium genomic region harbors:
- a CDS encoding MFS transporter, with the protein LMTIAGGFLGGLLALRFGVMRILFLGAVLSAATNLLFMLLASIGYDMFWLYVIISADNLSAGIASAAFVAFLSSLTNISFTAMQFAIFSSLMTLIPKVLGGYSGSIVDAVGYPDFFLITAILGLPVLLLIVVAARRFEIQDRSP; encoded by the coding sequence ATTGATGACGATCGCCGGCGGCTTTCTCGGGGGTTTGCTCGCGCTGCGTTTCGGCGTAATGCGCATATTGTTTTTAGGGGCGGTGCTGTCAGCGGCGACCAACCTGTTGTTCATGCTGCTGGCAAGCATTGGCTACGATATGTTCTGGCTTTACGTCATCATTTCGGCGGATAACCTGTCGGCGGGAATCGCGAGCGCCGCTTTCGTCGCATTTCTGTCGAGTCTGACCAACATATCCTTTACCGCTATGCAGTTCGCGATCTTCAGCTCGCTGATGACCTTGATACCAAAGGTGCTGGGAGGTTACTCGGGATCCATCGTCGATGCGGTCGGTTATCCTGACTTCTTCCTGATCACCGCGATTCTCGGTCTCCCGGTACTGTTGCTAATTGTGGTCGCCGCACGGCGGTTTGAAATCCAGGATCGATCCCCGTAG